A section of the Antechinus flavipes isolate AdamAnt ecotype Samford, QLD, Australia unplaced genomic scaffold, AdamAnt_v2 unplaced_scaffold427, whole genome shotgun sequence genome encodes:
- the LOC127543345 gene encoding probable ATP-dependent RNA helicase DDX41: MLNPIKTSWKAPRYVLSMSAARHERVRKKYQILVEGEGIPPPLKSFKEMKFPVAILRGLKKKGIHHPTPIQIQGIPAILSGRDMIGIAFTGSGKTLVFTLPLIMFCLEQETRLPFSKREGPYGLIICPSRELARQTHGVLDYYCQLLQEDNYPSLRCALCFGGTSVKEQMETIRYGVHVMVATPGRLMDLLQKKMVNLDICRYLALDEADRMIDMGFEGDIRTIFSYFKGQRQTLLFSATMPQKIQNFAKSALVKPVIVNVGRAGAASLDVIQEVEYVKEEVKMMYLLECLQKTPPPVLIFAEKKADVDAIHEYLLLKGVEAVAIHGDRDQAERSKAIETFRDGKKDVLVATDVASKGLDFPAIQHVINYDMPVEIENYVHRIGRTGRSGNTGMATTFINKACDESVLLDLKALLLEAKQKVPHMLQVLHQGDELDIGGERGCTFCGGLGHRITDCPKLEAMKTKQVSNIGRKDYLAQGSMDF; encoded by the coding sequence CCAGATCTTGGTGGAAGGAGAGGGGATACCACCCCCCCTCAAAAGCTTCAAGGAAATGAAGTTTCCTGTGGCCATTCTGAGGGgcctgaagaagaaaggaattcacCATCCCACTCCCATCCAGATCCAGGGCATCCCTGCCATCCTCTCCGGCCGCGACATGATCGGCATTGCTTTCACTGGCTCTGGCAAGACATTAGTGTTCACTCTGCCCCTAATCATGTTTTGCCTGGAGCAGGAGACAAGATTACCATTCTCCAAGAGGGAGGGGCCCTATGGGCTCATTATCTGCCCTTCTCGAGAGCTGGCCCGCCAGACCCATGGTGTCTTAGACTATTACTGTCAGCTGCTGCAGGAAGACAACTACCCCTCCTTGCGCTGTGCCCTCTGCTTTGGGGGCACGTCAGTCAAGGAGCAGATGGAAACTATCCGGTATGGGGTGCACGTGATGGTGGCCACCCCTGGGCGTCTCATGGACCTCCTACAGAAAAAAATGGTGAATCTGGACATTTGCCGCTACCTGGCCCTGGACGAAGCTGACCGAATGATTGACATGGGCTTCGAGGGAGACATCAGAACCATCTTCTCCTACTTCAAGGGCCAGAGACAGACACTGCTCTTCAGTGCTACCATGCCCCAGAAGATCCAAAACTTTGCTAAGAGTGCTCTGGTAAAGCCTGTCATCGTCAATGTGGGCCGGGCAGGGGCTGCCAGTCTGGATGTCATCCAGGAAGTGGAATATGTGAAGGAAGAGGTCAAGATGATGTACCTGCTAGAGTGTCTGCAAAAGACACCCCCACCAGTGCTGATTTTTGCAGAGAAGAAGGCGGATGTGGATGCCATCCATGAATACTTGCTTCTCAAAGGTGTGGAGGCTGTAGCCATCCATGGAGACAGAGATCAAGCAGAACGGAGCAAAGCCATCGAGACATTCCGCGATGGCAAGAAAGATGTCTTAGTGGCCACTGACGTGGCCTCCAAGGGCCTGGACTTTCCAGCCATTCAGCACGTCATCAACTACGATATGCCTGTGGAGATTGAGAATTACGTTCATCGGATTGGTCGGACAGGCCGCTCTGGGAACACGGGCATGGCCACCACCTTTATCAACAAGGCCTGTGATGAGTCAGTACTCTTGGATCTCAAAGCCCTCCTCCTTGAAGCCAAACAGAAGGTGCCTCACATGCTGCAGGTCCTGCACCAAGGAGATGAATTGGACATTGGAGGAGAGAGAGGCTGCACCTTCTGTGGGGGTCTGGGCCATCGCATCACTGACTGCCCCAAGCTGGAGGCCATGAAGACCAAACAAGTCAGCAACATTGGCCGGAAGGACTACCTGGCCCAAGGCTCCATGGATTTCTGA